AGCAGAGAGATCACCCCGTCACGCATGCGGAACTCGTTGCGCGGGTTCATGAACAGGTGGCGGATGACCGGCGTGTTGATGCGGTAGATCAGCCACGCAACCCGCTTCATGGCCGCACGGGTTTCCTGCTCCGCCCGGTGGGCGGCCCGCCGCCCCGCCTTGGGGGATTTGAGCCACGCATCCGCAACTGATACGCCCCGCTCGGCACTGCTCATGGCCAGCAGCACGCCCGAGGAGAACACGGGGTCAAGAAAGCCGAAGGCATCGCCGATCATGTAATACCCTTCTCCCCATGACTGCCCGGCATGGTAGGAGTAGTTGCCCGTGGCCGTTATGTCGCGCAGCGGCGTTGCGTTGCGCATGCGCGCGCTCACGCTCGGGCTGGCCCTGACCCTGCTCCAGAACAGGTCTGCCGGGCTGCCCTTGCGGCCTTCAAACGCCACGCGGTCGCCCACAAAGCCCACGCTCATCAGCCCGTCGGGCAGGGGGATCATCCAGAACCAGCCATTATCCACCAGATGGATGGAAATATAGCCCTCCCTGTCGCCATCGCGGAATTCGACGCCGCTGAAATGACCAAACAGGGCGGCGGTGGAATTGTATTTGTTGCTGGTCTTGTTGCCCGCGCGGCTGGCGAGGAAGGTATCGCGCCCCGAGGCATCGAGTATGAAGCGCGGCGCAAACGCCTGCTTCGCGCCATCAGGCCCCACGGCCTCGACATGGCCGCGTGCACCATCGTGTCCCGGCGCCACACTGGTCACACGGGTATTTTCCAGCAGGGTTGCACCTTCCCTGCCCGCATGGCGGAACAGCATTTCATCGAATTCGGAGCGCACGACCTGGTAGCTGTTGGTGTAGCTTTTGTCGATGCCATAGGCGAACGGGAAGGCGACGCTGCGCCCGCTCACGTCGGACACGAACTCGGCACCCGGCTTGAACACCCCGAACGCGCGCACCCGGTCCATCAGGCCAAGGCGTTCGAGAATGGGCAGGTTCCATGCCAGCAGGGATTCGCCAATATGAAAACGCGGATGGCTGTCCTTTTCCAACACGATCACCCTGCGCCCCTGCCCGGCAAGCAGGGCGGCGGCGGTTGACCCCGCAGGGCCGCCGCCAATGACAAGGACATCGCATTCCTGCGCGGGGCTGCTGCCGGTGGGGGGCGTCATGGGGCGTTCTTTCGTGCTGGGGTCCGGGGTCATGCCATGCCACCATTGATCGAGATGGTCTGGCCGTTGATGTAGGCGGCGCGATCGGAGGTAAGGAAGGCGACAAGGTCGGCCACTTCCTCCGGCTGGCCCGCGCGCTTTGCGGGCACGAGATCGGCAATCTGGCGCTGGGTCATGACCGCGTCGATGGCAGGCGAGGCAATGACGCCGGGGGCCACCACATTGACCGTAATGCCCCGGCTGGCCACCTCACGCGCCAGCGCGCGCGCGGCCCCGCTCAGCCCGGCCTTGGCCGCCGCGTAATTGGCCTGCCCCCGGTTGCCCATGATGGCCGCGACCGAGGAAATGCCCACGATCCGCCCCCATCGCGTGCCGATCATGGGCAGCAGGAGCGGCTGAAGGGTGGCAAAGAACCCGTCAAGCGATACGGACACGACCGAGCGCCACTGCTGCGCACTCATGCCCGCCATGGGTGCGTCATCATGAATGCCGGCATTATGGACCACCACCTGCACCACGCCTTCGGCCAGAAGGGTTTCGAGTGCGGTGGCGGTGGCTTCCATGTCTGACAGGTCGCACTGCCAGGCCTGCGCCGAACCGCCGGTAGCGCGGATACTGGCTGCAATGGCGCGTGCCCTGTCGATGGCGTTATGCGCATGAACGATAACATGCAGTCCGTCCTGTGCGAGGCGCTGGCAGATGGCCTGGCCCAGCGGGCTCGCGCCCCCGGTTACGAGTGCGCGTTTCATGGCTGTTGTTCCTGTGGTTGCAGCACGACAAAACCATGGCCCGTGACCAGCACGGTCCCTGCTTCGCTTTCCACGCTGAAGTGGTAGCGCATGCCCTGTTCATCGGCCTGTTCGCATGTCGCCCTGACCTGCAATGTGCCCCATTGCGGCTGGTCCAGCCGCCCCGGCGCAAGGCTGACATGGCGCAGGGTGGTCAGGTAGCCGATGCGCGGCCCGCCTGTCTGCATGTGCAGCCCCCCATGCAGGGCGGCGGCCTGCATGCCGATTTCAACCCCGCACACCATATCGAGCCGCCCGTTGCGGCGCAGCGGGTTGGCGGGGTCGAGATGCGCGCGGGTGGTGCAGTGAATTGTCTGCACATCATGGGCAATGACGCGCTCGAGCAGGCAGCTTGCCCCGGCATGAGGCATGCGTGCCTCAATATCCGCCCGGCTCAGCATGGCGTCACCTTTATGGCGACATGCCCCATATCGCCTGCCACGCAGATCTCATGCGTGCCGCCTTCGGCCATGGCGGCCAGAAGCGGCAGGCAGCGGGCCGCCGGGTTGTCATGGCATAGCGCGCGCAGCGCTGTCGTGGTCTGTGTATCGGGCAGGCTCAGCGGGGTGTCGGCTGCGCTCTGCGGCCCGTAGTCTATGTCCAGCATGGCCTGTGCGTGCGGCACGGGGTGGGGAGAGAGCACGAGCCCCACGCCAAACGTGCCCCGCGTGGCCCGTTTCTGGCCCAGGGGCTGCGGCATGGTCATGTCATAGACACACAGCAGAACGGTCTTTTCTTCCACCACCGCCTCGGCTGCGGCCTGAAGCAGGGAAAAGCCCCAGCTCCAGTCATAGCCGCCAAAACAGGCCACGGGCTGGTGGGAGTGGCTGCCGATGGTCCAGTACCCCGCCGCCGCGTTGTGCACGCAATTGTGGAACTGCGTGGGGGAGATGCCCGCTGCCGGGTCGGCAAGGGCCTGCAGGATGGCATTGACCACCATGCCATCGCCATTGGAGCTGCCAAACACGTTATGCACCGTGGCCGGGTCGCAACCGGCGGCGGCACAGGCCTGGTTTGCCACGGCCATGGCAAGGCGCACGATGGGGCTGGTGCGCCGCCGTTCGTTGGGGGGCAGGGTGGTGGGCTGCGGCAGGGCGCACGGCGTGGGCTGCCATGGCTCTTCCCCGCGCAGGATGGCGCGGGCGGGTTCCCATCCCGCCATGCCATCGGCCAGCACGGCCAGGCCCGAAATCCATACGCGCATCAGGCGGCCTTTCCAAAAATCAGGCTGCAGTTTGCCCCGCCAAAACCAAAGGCGTTGCTTATGACATGGCGCACGGGGCGGGCCATGTTGCCGGTCAGCACATCGGCGCAGAAAGCGGGGTCTACTTCATCCACGCCAAGGCAGCCGGGCATGAACCCGTGCTCAAGGGCCAGGGCGCAGATCATGGCTTCGAGCACGCCGCAGGCACCCAGCGTATGCCCCGTCCAGCCCTTGGTGGAGGCGCACGGCACATGCGCGCCGAACACGGTGCTGACTGCCCTGTCCTCCATGGCATCATTGGCGCGGGTGCCGGTGCCGTGCAGGTTGATGTAATCAATGGCGTTCACCGGCAGGCGCGCGCTGTCCAGCGCGCGTTGCATGGCCAGAACCGCGCCCGCGCCGTGGGGATGTGGGGTGGACATGTGGTGCCCGTCGCTGCTTGCCCCATAGCCGAGCAGGGTGGCGCAAAACCCGGCGGGGGGGCCGCTCATGGTGCGGCCATCAGGGCGTTCGAGCAGCACGATGCCCGCCGCCTCGCCGATCGAGATGCCATCACGCAGCGCATCGCACGGGCGGCAGCGTTGGGCCGAGACCAGCTCGAGGGCGGCAAATCCGCGCAGCGTCATGCGGCACAGGCTGTCCGCCCCGCCCACCACCACCGCATCGCAGATACCGGAACGGATCAGATAGGCCGCATCCATGAACGCGCGCGAGGAGGATGCGCACGCCATCGACACGCAAAGTGCCGGGCCGCCCAGCTCCAGTGCCGCGCGCACATACCGCGCGAGCGAGAACAGATCCTGCGTATGTTCATAATCGAAGTCCGTGGGCAGCCTGCCCTGCGCATCCATCGCGCAGAAGGCGTCCTCGCTGGCCAGCACGCCCGATGTGCTGGTGCCCATGACCACGCCAATGCGCCCCGCGCCATAATGCGCGCGGGCTGCCATGATGGCATCGGCCACGCCATCGGTGCGCAGGGCCATGTCGATCAGGCGGTTGTTGCGGCAGTCATAGGCTGCCAGTGCCGGAGGCAGGGCGTGGGTTTCCACGCCTGCAACGCAGCCCGCATAGCCGTGGGTAATACCGGCAAAATCGCACGGCTCCAGCCCGGTGCGCCGGTCGTGCAGGGCGGCCAGCGTCTGCGCCACACCAAGGCCCATGGCACTGATGCCGGTGCCCGCGGTCATGAGCAGGGTGGGCATGGCGGCGGTCATGGCCGTGCCTGCCGCGCGGTGTTGGTGACAGGTGCCGCCATCATGAAACTGAACAGCATGGCCAGGAACGCTCCTATCGCGACGGTTGAGCCGATATCACGCAAAAGCGGGGTGCGGCAGCATGCCAGGATGCCAAAGGTAAGAAGGGTCATTGTATTGCAGGTGAGCAGGGTGCGTAAGGTGCGGGCGCGTTCGGCCCGGTCGATCTGGGGGCGGGCGAAGAACAGGGCGTAATCCAGCCCCACCCCCATCACGAACTGGAGCGAAATGACATGGATGAGCGACAGCCTGACGCCCAGCACCCCCATGGCCGCAAGGATCACGATGCCCGCACTCCCCACCGCCATGCACACGCGCGCCAGTCGCCACCTGTCACGCAGGCCGAGTGCCAGCAGGGCGACCGCCATGGCAGTGCCTGCCGCCGTCCACCACAGGGCCTGATGCATGTGGTCGGCCACGATGGCGTTTGTTTCGTTGCGCATGTTCAGCACCATGATGCCGGGCTGCGTTGCGAAGGCCGCGGCAAGGGCTGCCGTATCGCGCACGGTTTCGGGCAGGATGATGCCAAACCACTGGCCCTGGCGTGCGAACAGCAGCGGGGCCAGCCGGGTGGCAACGAGCGGAGATGTCATGTCGCCCGGCTGTAACGGCGCCATGGCGCGTGTCACTGCTACATCGTGCACGAAGGGGGCAAAGGCATCGGGCTGGAACGGCAGGTCGGCGCGGGCTTCATCAAGCCTGCGGGTCAGCGCCGGCGTATCGGGCAGGCTCGCGATCCGGGCGCGCTGCACGGTGATGCTGGGCAGGAAGCGGGCGGCGTATTCCGCATCGCCCATCACGCCGCGCGCCTGAAGTGCTTCGAGCACGGGGATCAACTGTTCCTCGCGTTCGAGCACGCCCTGCACGGTGGGCGCCTGCACGATAATGGCCTGACCTGCATCGGGCGCGCCAATTTCGTGGCGCAGTTCCGTATCGAGCGCGCGCAGTGCAGGCGGCACGGGGCTGAGGGAGGCGATATCCATCTCGCGCGCGGGCGGATGGACCACGAGCACGCCCGCGCCAATCACCGGCAGGATCAGGAACCACAGGCGGTAGCGCCGCCAGGATTCAATGCGCAGGATGCCATCCGCATGGGTTGCGACACCGGGGGAAAGATCGGCCTTCTGGATCAGGCGTGGCAGGAGCCACAAGGTTGTGGCCGCAGCGCTCAAAAGCCCCGCAACCGAAAACACGCCAAGCTGCGCCAGCCCCGGCAGCCCGCAGAACACCATGCCCGTAAGCCCCAGGCAGGCGCTGGTTACCGCAAGGCGCAGGCTGGTTCCGATCCGGCGCAGGGGGGCATCTGCCGCCTCGCCCTGGTCGCGGTGACCGATCAGCAGCACGGGGTAGTCAAGCGAGACGCCGAGCATGGCCATGCCAAAGCCGAACGAGATGCCATGCACGTATCCAAACAGCACCCGCACCACAATCATCGCCACGCTGAGCGATAGCGCGAATGCAATGCCCAGCGCCGCCAGCACCCAGGGCGAGCGGAAGCGCCAGATCAGCACCGCCGTGACCAGCAGCATCGAGGCGGTGGACAGGAACTCCACATCCCCCTGCATGGCGTGCGAGGCTTTGAGCGCAAATACCGCAGGCCCGGACATGAGCAGGTGCATGCCCGGCTGCGCTGCAGCCGCGTAGGCTGCATTGATCGCGGCCTGCACCTGCTTTTGCGCATACAGGTCCATGCCATTGGCGCGGGTGCGCAGCAGCAGCAGCGCGCGGTCGCGCTCGGGGGCAAACCACACGCCATCAATGCTGCGCCCGTGGCTGTGCGGCGCCCAGGCCCGCAGCAGCGCCATGAACGCCCCGGTCGGGTCGGCCAGGCCGTAATGCTGGGCCAGTGGCTCGGCGGAGGATTCCATCATGTCCAGCACGGCCTGCATGTCATCATGCAGCGCATCGACCGAAAAATCCCGCGCGGAATCTGGAGAGGCAAGCAGGTAGCGGTGGCTGAACAGGAAGGCTTCGTCCGCGCCATCAGGCGGGCGGCTGCCATTGGTCACGGTGACGAACAGCCCGCTGCGGGCAAGGCTGTCCGCCATGGTCTGGCTGGCATGGGCCAGAACATCGGGCGGAGCACCCTCGACCCCGGCCAGAATGACCGTGGCGGCACTGCCGGACTGGATCTCGCGCATGATGAAGCGTGTATTGTCCGTGCGGCCCGCAGGCAGGAAGCCCGCCATATCCGTGCGCAGCGGTATGAGTGCAAACACGCACGCCGCCACCACCAGCGAGACCAGCAGGCCGATGGCCAGCGGCTTTATGGAGCGCGGGCGTGCCATCATGCGGGCGGGTCGATGCGCATGACCTGCGTATCTCCGTTGGCCTGCACCACGCGGATTACCGTCATGGCATTGTTCTGGCCATCAATTGTGATCGTGCGCACGTAGCGTGCCATGGCGGGTTGGGGGGTGAGTTGCAGCGTCCAGTGCGCAACATCGCCCTGTGCCGCCAGCGTATAGTCATGGCGCAGGGCGGTGATGTCGCCATCAAGCGGGGCGCGGATGGCCTCGACAAGGGCGGCAAGCTGCGCATGGTGCGACAGGTCCACCACGCGGGCCGGTCCCTGCCCGCGGGCGAGACTCAGGGTCGTGCCCTGCACGATCAGGGTTTCGGGCCTTGGTTCGCGCGTGATCTTCTGCACATGACCGGGCCGGGTATAGATCAGTTCTCCCGATGACGTGAGGTCGTGCGTCAGGGCCGCGATATGCTTGCTTTCATGGAAGGTATTGTGCCGCGCGGGCACCATGCCGATGTGGGCAATGATGGTGTCGGCCAGATCGGGCGGTGGCTGCACGGCCTGCGCGTGCCCGCTTCCTGCTCCCCAGAGCAGGGCCAGCGCCACAAAGGCGGGTGCAAGGGCGCGTTTATCGTCCGTCATGGTTACCCCCGTGTTTTCCCACCTGCGGGGCCACCCATACATCGTGGAAATTGAACCAGTTATAGGGATGGGCGCGACACAGCCCTTCCATCCAGCGGGCGTACCGTCCCATCCATGTGGCAAGCCCCTGCGCGCGCTGGCGGCGCGGGATGGTGATCTGTTGAGCCAGCAGCTCGAAGCGTACAGTGTACTGCCTGTAGCCCGTGCGCACCCCGCTGAACAGGATGACCGGCACCCCCAGCATGCTGGCCACGAGCAGCGGCCCGGCGGGAAAGGCCGCCATGCCGCCAAGGAACGGCGTGGGCACGGATTTTTCATGCCCCGGCGCCCTGTCGCCCAGCATGCCCACCAGTTCGTTGCGCGCCAGGCTTTCCTGTACGCGGATCATGGCGTCAGGCTCACCAATATCAATGATATTGCGGGCGAATTCGGGGGCAAGCTGCTCCAGCAGGCGCGTGGGTGCGCCTGCGTTGCGCCGGAACATGAGCACCCTGACCGGAAAGGGCGACATGCGGCCCACGCTGCGCAACGCTTCGAATGACCCGATATGCGCGCCCAGCAGGATGCACCCGCGCCCGCCCGCCATGGCCGCGTGCACGCACTCCAGCCCGTTGATGTCGATGCTGTATCCTTTGTAACGGCCAGAGAGGAAAAAGACCCGGTCCAGTATGGCTGCGGCAAAGGTATGGAAGTGCCGCGCCACATCCACCCCGTGCACGGGCCGGTCGAGCACGCGGGCCAGATACGCGCGCGAGGCCCGGCGCGCCTGCCGGGCCGTCAGCAGGAAATACAGCGTGATGAACGGCAGGATGGCCTCGCCAAACGGGCGGCCCACCCGCAGCGTCAGCCAGATCATGAAGCGCGAGAGCGAGGCGATGCCACGTTCGGGCCTGATCCAGCCGGGTGTGGGCTCACGCATGGGCGCCATTGCGCAAACGCCCTTTTGCCACGACCTGCGTGCCCACCGTGCAGGTAAATGCCAGGGGGTGCGTTGTGTGCGTCACGCGCACGGTATCGCCTGGCCGCACGGGGTGGAGGAATTTTATCTGTTCCAGCCGGGCGGGCTCGACCCCCATGAGGCCAAAGACCTCGCTCAGCACTACCGCGCCGGGCACAATGGGGCAGCCGGGAAAATGCCCGGCAAGGGCCGGATGGTCGGCTGCGATGCTGAAGCACCCCGCATCATGCGCAGCCGTAGCCGGAGCGGCAGGCCCGGTGGCGGGGCGCGGTTCATGCACCAGGGCGAGCAGGGCCGCGCGGGTCAGCTTGCCCAGTTCGTTGCGGGGCAGGGCATCCACGCGCACGATCCGGCGTGGCAGGAAGGCGGAGGGCACGCGCGTGCGCAGTTCTGTCAGGATATCGGATGCGGGGCGGGTGGGTGCTACCACCACAACCTCCATTCGCCCCACGGGCTGGCCCGGCGAGGTCTCGGGTTCGGGGGCAATGAAGGTGCCATCCTCAATGCCGCGCAGGCCGAGCAGGATGGCGTTCAGCCCGGCAAGGGACGTGCGCTGCCCCGCGATCTTGATGATGTCGGTCATGCGGCCTTCCAGCCTGAAGGTATCGGGCGTGAGGGGGGTGACGGCATCGGCAAGGATATGGGGCGTGGCATCAGGCGCTTCAATGCGGGCGGTGCCATCAGGGCAGCGGTGCAGGCTGATGCCGGGGTGCAGGCGCCACGCCTGTGTTGCGGTGGTGCGGCGCGTGGCGATGGAGCCGGTTTCGGTGCTGCCATAAATCTCGAAAACGGGGGCATGCCAGCAGCGTTCCGCCATCGCGGCGGTGGCGGCATCGAGCGGTGCCGTGGCGGAGATGACCCGCGCTATTGGCGGCAGGGGCGTGCGGTCGGCGAGGAACGTGCGGATGTGCAGTGGCGTGGTGAGCAGGATGCACGGCTGTGGCCCCTGATCGAGGCGGGCGCGGATATCGGCGGGGAACAGGGCAGGCCCCGTGGTGCTGATGCAGTCCGTGACGAGGGGCTGGATGACCGTCGTCTCGAAACCGTACATATGATAGGGCGGCACCGTGCCCACGATGGTGGCAACCCTGCCTGCCACCGGCGTGAACAGCTTTATGCGCGCCTGTGCCCGGCGGGTCAGCCCGCCCCATGTCTTGGCATGGGCGACCGGCGTGCCGGTGCTGCCCGATGTCAGGATATGCGCCACGACCTGCATTGCGGCAATGTCCGGGTTGGCAGGGGTGCCCGTGCCATCCAGTGACAGGGCGGAGAGGCGGATGACGGGTGTTGTGGCCGGGAGCGCGCAGGGCGGCAGGTCGGCATCGGTCACGATGGCTGCATCGGGGTAGCAGGCCAGCAGATGCGCAAGCAGGCCCGCAGCCCTGCTGCCCGGCAGCACGCTGTACTGCCCGCGCAGCACGGCGGCGCAGAAGGCGGTGGTAAAGTACAGCCTGTCGCGGCACAGGTTGATGATGGGCCGCGGCGGGAGTGTTGCAGCAATGGCGTGGGCCGCATGGAGCACGCCATTGCCCGTTATCAGGCGTTCCGGTGTTCTGAACAGGGGGGCTGCCGGATGGCCGAGTAGGGGAAACGCATGCATGCTGATGGCTTAGGAGGGCGAATGCGCTGCTATGTAATGGGTCAGGCTGCGCACGGAGCGGAAGATATCCACTTTATTGGCATTGTCCGAACGGAGTTCCACCCCGTACTGCCGCTTGATTGCCAGCGAGAGTTCCAGCGCATCAATGGAGTCCAGACCAAGGCCATCGCCAAACAGGGGGCCGTCCATCTCGATTGTGGAGACGGGCATGTCCAGTTGCAGGGTCTCTACAATAAGGGTCGCTACTTCGGTTTCTGATGGAGATGGAGGGTTTTCCGCCACTAATTTATGCCTATTATTTATATTAATATCAGAAGGTTTCGGATCGGGAGCATACCCCGCCCCATGGCCTGTAACAATGCTGAATCATTTTGTAACAGAAGTCGGGGTTTGTGCATCGCGCTCCAGTGTGATGCCAGTATGTAGGTTCTTACGGTCAGGCGGTCATATGCGTTTAGCTGGCATTATCATGCTGTTTGTGGCGAGTGTAGGGGCGCATGTTCTCTCGGGCCTGGGGTTTTTGGCGCCTGCCGCCCGCTGGCTGGTAACCGGGCAGGCCATGGCGTGCTGCTTGCTGCTGGCGGCTTCATCCATTCGCTGGCGGGTGGCATGGGGGGCGGGCCTTGCAGCCGTTGCAGCGCCTGGATACGCGCTACCCCCCGGTTTTGTGCTGCTGGCGGATTCCGTGGTGCTGTATGCCGTGCTTCAGGGCGCGTTACTGCTGCTGTTCGCCCGCACCCTGCGGCCGGGGCGTGAGCCGCTTGTCACCATGCTGGCCCGCCAGGTGCATGGCACGCTGCGGCCCGATGTGCGGCTTTATACCCGCCAGCTGACATGGGCATGGAGTATTTTCTTTGCAGTGCAGCTATTTTTGCCCGCCCTCCTTGTGCTGGTGGGGCCTGCGGGGTGGTGGCGCGCGGTGCTGCATGGGGCAAGCATGCCGCTTGTGCTGGTCATGTTCGGGGTTGAGGCCGGGGTGCGGCGCTGGCGCATCCGCAATTTCGATCATGCCTCGATCATGGACTCCGTCAGGGCCTTCAACAACCGCGCGCGGGGGTGAGGGGCCGCCCCTTCACGCCCGTGCAGCGCGCCTGCGCAGGGGGCGCAACAGCAGGCGACCAAGAAAAATGATCATGAGCCGCACATGCATGCGGATCAGCAGCAGGTTGTCGCGCAGGTAATGGAAGTGGGAGATACCTCCTTCATCGCGGCTGAGGTAGCGCACGGGTGAGTCAAGATTGACGCAGGCCAGCCCGCGCCAGCACAGGCGCACGGCGGCCTCGGGGTCGAAATCATAGCGACGCATGCCCGATACCGTATCCATGACCGCCAGCAGGTCGGCCGCCGGATAGACCCGGAAGCCGAACAGTGAATCCCCGATGTCACTGCCCGGCGTTTCCAGCCGCGCCCACCAGTTGGAAATCCGGCGCCCCTGCACCCGCAGGGCGGGCGCATCATCGGCAAAGACCGGCCGCCCCAGAATCATGGCCGCCGGTGTGTGGCGTGACGCGTTGATGAACCGGCCAATCTGTGCGGCAGGGTGCTGCCCGTCGGCATCCATGGTCAGGATATGGGTGTAACCGTGGGTGCGTGCCCAGCGCAGACCATGATGGATGGCCGCCCCCTTGCCCCGGTTGCGCGGCAGATGCGTGACCGACAGGCCAGGATGGGTGGCGGCAAGGGCGGGCAGGGCGTCGGCGCTGCCATCTGTGCTGCCATCGACAACAACCAGCACATCGGGCCAGCAGGCCAGGGCTTCGGCCACCGTGCGCGCCAGGACCGGGCCGGTATTGTAGGAGGGAATGACGACAAGGTGCCGTGGGGCGGGCGGGTTCATGCCATGCCTCCATGGGGTGCCTGCCGGGCAAGGGCCTCGGTCAGCCACCGCTGCACCTGTCTGGCCAGTTGGCGGGATGTCATGGTGTGGGTGGCCTGCGGGGGCAGGGTCGCGCCGCGCGTGACGGTATAGGTAATGGGCAGCGCCGGGCGACGCAGCAGGGACGCGCCTTTGCGCAGGTAGGGCGAACTGGTGGTGATGACCATTGTCTGCACCGTGCAGCCCGCCTGCATGGCAATGGCGGCGAAGGCGGGGTGAAAGACGTCATTCGCCCCAGCCCGGTCCGAGCGTGTGCCTTCGGGAAACAGCAGGATGGGCTGGCCCGCGCGCGCATGCGCAACCGTGCTGCGGATCAGGCGTAGCGGCGTATCGTTGCCGGGATATTGCGCAAGGCGCAGCGCTGCGCCGTAAAACGGATGATCGAGCAGGGACTGTTTGGTGACACAGACAAGATCGGGCAGATAGGCGGTGAACAGCATGGCATCCATCAGTGAGGGATGATTGGCCACCACCACGGTATTGCGGATATGGGCCAGTGCCCTGAGGTCGCGCGGGTTGCACCGGATCCCGCCCAGCCCGCGCAGCACGTTGAGCGAAAGCCGCGACATGAGCCAGACCCACCGCCGCCCGACCGTGCCCCGCCACCTGCGTGGCACGACCGGGCTCAGCAGCAGCGCAACAGTATTGAACACGGCAAAGGCCCAGACAGCATAGACAAGGCCGATGCAGAAAATAATTCTATGCCAGCCTCTCCGCGCCATCGTGCGTATCATATCCATAAAACAGAACCGGGCTGCCACGACAGAACGGGGCACCTGATAACCCATTATGGCGGAAGGGGGTGTAACTTCCTAGGGGCCGTTAGCTTTGAATGATGGAACGCACGGCATGGCTGTTTTGTGATGCGCATGATGCCGTCTGTCTTTATGGTCAGGCCCTGGTCCGTAACCGCGCCTGCTCAATGCATCATTGATCTGGCGCAGGCGCGAAACGATAGCTTTCAATCTGGCGTTCCAGCGCACGGATGGTATTATACGGCACGGTCATTTTCAGACGTGCGGCAAGCGTATTCCAACGATCTGCCACAGATTGAAGCTCCGTCTGGTAAGGCATGGTGGGCGAGAGCTGCTCGGTCCAGGCCAGAATGGGCTCAGACCCGAACAGTATGCCGCCTGTCGCCGCGACCAGCACGATGACCAGCAGGCGGCGCGTGGGGGATGGGTTGGAAAACTGCGTCATCAGAACTGAAAATATATGAAGGGGGCGACACCACTTGGCCCTGCGGCATCAATCATCAGCACGCACAGGCCAAACGCAAGGGCAAGAACCCAGTCTGGCGTACGCTGCACGACACGGAGCGCGCCAACACGCTCAGGTATGTTTCCGGACACGAAATGCAGACCGATACCAAGCGCAATCAGGCCCAGGGTAAAAGGAGTGACCTGTGCAAAGCTGCCAGGCTTCAGCGGCGTCATGGACTGCAGGTAAAGCCAGACACTTTCCATATCTTCCGCATGGAAAAACAGCCATGTGAAACAGACGAGGTGGAATACCACAAGCACTGCCATAACACGCGCAGGACCCCGCGTCTTTTCCAGACGATCGGAGAAAGGACGCTCCAGCAGCAGGCCACCGCCATGCAGGGCACCCCACATGACAAATTTCATGGTCGCGCCGTGCCACAATCCGCCGAGTAGCATGGTAATCATGAGGTTGGCGG
This is a stretch of genomic DNA from Komagataeibacter xylinus. It encodes these proteins:
- a CDS encoding AMP-binding protein — translated: MHAFPLLGHPAAPLFRTPERLITGNGVLHAAHAIAATLPPRPIINLCRDRLYFTTAFCAAVLRGQYSVLPGSRAAGLLAHLLACYPDAAIVTDADLPPCALPATTPVIRLSALSLDGTGTPANPDIAAMQVVAHILTSGSTGTPVAHAKTWGGLTRRAQARIKLFTPVAGRVATIVGTVPPYHMYGFETTVIQPLVTDCISTTGPALFPADIRARLDQGPQPCILLTTPLHIRTFLADRTPLPPIARVISATAPLDAATAAMAERCWHAPVFEIYGSTETGSIATRRTTATQAWRLHPGISLHRCPDGTARIEAPDATPHILADAVTPLTPDTFRLEGRMTDIIKIAGQRTSLAGLNAILLGLRGIEDGTFIAPEPETSPGQPVGRMEVVVVAPTRPASDILTELRTRVPSAFLPRRIVRVDALPRNELGKLTRAALLALVHEPRPATGPAAPATAAHDAGCFSIAADHPALAGHFPGCPIVPGAVVLSEVFGLMGVEPARLEQIKFLHPVRPGDTVRVTHTTHPLAFTCTVGTQVVAKGRLRNGAHA
- a CDS encoding glycosyltransferase family 2 protein; translation: MNPPAPRHLVVIPSYNTGPVLARTVAEALACWPDVLVVVDGSTDGSADALPALAATHPGLSVTHLPRNRGKGAAIHHGLRWARTHGYTHILTMDADGQHPAAQIGRFINASRHTPAAMILGRPVFADDAPALRVQGRRISNWWARLETPGSDIGDSLFGFRVYPAADLLAVMDTVSGMRRYDFDPEAAVRLCWRGLACVNLDSPVRYLSRDEGGISHFHYLRDNLLLIRMHVRLMIIFLGRLLLRPLRRRAARA
- a CDS encoding 1-acyl-sn-glycerol-3-phosphate acyltransferase, whose protein sequence is MARRGWHRIIFCIGLVYAVWAFAVFNTVALLLSPVVPRRWRGTVGRRWVWLMSRLSLNVLRGLGGIRCNPRDLRALAHIRNTVVVANHPSLMDAMLFTAYLPDLVCVTKQSLLDHPFYGAALRLAQYPGNDTPLRLIRSTVAHARAGQPILLFPEGTRSDRAGANDVFHPAFAAIAMQAGCTVQTMVITTSSPYLRKGASLLRRPALPITYTVTRGATLPPQATHTMTSRQLARQVQRWLTEALARQAPHGGMA
- a CDS encoding phosphopantetheine-binding protein, encoding MAENPPSPSETEVATLIVETLQLDMPVSTIEMDGPLFGDGLGLDSIDALELSLAIKRQYGVELRSDNANKVDIFRSVRSLTHYIAAHSPS
- a CDS encoding lipid A biosynthesis acyltransferase; the encoded protein is MREPTPGWIRPERGIASLSRFMIWLTLRVGRPFGEAILPFITLYFLLTARQARRASRAYLARVLDRPVHGVDVARHFHTFAAAILDRVFFLSGRYKGYSIDINGLECVHAAMAGGRGCILLGAHIGSFEALRSVGRMSPFPVRVLMFRRNAGAPTRLLEQLAPEFARNIIDIGEPDAMIRVQESLARNELVGMLGDRAPGHEKSVPTPFLGGMAAFPAGPLLVASMLGVPVILFSGVRTGYRQYTVRFELLAQQITIPRRQRAQGLATWMGRYARWMEGLCRAHPYNWFNFHDVWVAPQVGKHGGNHDGR